CATTGCGGGCCTGTCGAGAGACCGGTTCGGCACTTTGATCGCCATAGGCGTTACAGTGCTCTTCGCCGTGCACGTCTTCGTTAACATCGCGATGACCATCGGACTCGTGCCCATCACGGGCATACCGCTTCCCTTTATCAGCTACGGTGGCTCCTTTGTGCTGAGTTGCTGCTTGCTGCAAGGACTGGTTCAAAGCGTCTATCGCTTCCGCAAGGACTTCACATGAAACTGAAGCCTGGATTCGATATGGACCGCTCTGCCGGAATTTCCTGCGCCGCAACTTTCGCCCACGGGTGCCCCGTCCACCACAACCAGGACCCTACCCACCATGAGCGATCAACCCGCCTCACCCAACAACCCGTCCGGCTCCCCGGCCCCCCGCAATTACGATGAGGAACTCACCCAGCCTCCCGAACATCACGAACCCGATCCCGTCAACCGCGACGAACTGAAGGCCGACGCCGTCACGCGTTCCAAAGACCGTCCCCTACTCGAGAAAATCCTCTCCGTTTTCAAGAAGGAGAAAACCTCCTTCCGCGAACTCATCATCAATTCCGAGCCCCTCGAAAAGCGCGTCGCGCTGCTCGTGGACGGCGTTCTGGAAAAGTTCGAAATCGAACGCGAGTCCGACAGCCGCATGGTTGGCGGCATCTACAAGGGCAAGATCAAGAACCTCGATCCCGGCCTCAAAGCCGCCTTTGTCGATATCGGTTACAGCAAAAACGCGTTCCTTCACTACTGGGACATGCTCCCGGCCGCCGCCGATTCCTCCGTGGAAATCGTCCGCGTTAACAAAAAGAAGAACGCCCCGCCGCGTCCCACCGAGCCGACCGTCAAGGACATCCCCGGCCTTTACCCGCCCGGCAGCGAGATCGTCATCCAAGTCACCAAGGGCCCCATCGGCACCAAGGGTCCGCGCACCACGACCAACCTCGCCCTCCCCGGCCGTTATCTGGTGCTCATGCCGTTCTCCGACCAGTGCGGCATCTCCCGCAAGATCGAGGACCCGAAGGAGCGCGCCCGTCTCAAGCAGATGATCAACGAGCTCACCATTCCGGAAGGCATGGGCGTGATCGTCCGCACCGCCGGCGAGGGCAAAAAGACCCGCTACTTCATCCGCGACCTCCACATCATGTTGAAGAAGTGGGAGGAGATTCAGCGCAAGATGCAGTCCGACCGCGCCCCCGCCTGCCTCTACCAGGAGCCCGATCTCGTTGAACGCACCGTGCGCGACTTCCTCACCGAGGAAGTGGACCGCGTGCTCATCGACGACGAAGCCGGCCACAAGCACACCCAGGACCTCGTAGGCCAGATCTCCAAGCGTTCGCGCAGCAAGATCGCCCTCTACAAGGACAACATCCCGATCTTCGAGCGCTTCAACATCGAGCGCCAGATCGAGCAGACCTTCCAGCGCAAGGTCCAGCTCCCCTCCGGCGGCGAAATCATCATCGACGAAACCGAGGCCTTGATCGCCATCGACGTGAACACCGGTTCACACAAGAACCGCGGCGGCGAAGAGAAAAACGTCATCTACGCCGTCAACCTGGAAGCCGCCGTCGAGGCCGCCCGCCAGATCCGCCTGCGCAATCTCGGCGGTCTCATCATCATCGACTTCATCGACATGAAGGAGCGCCGCCACCGCAACGGCGTTTACGACAAGATGATCGAGGCCATGTCCACCGACAAGGCCAAGAACCACATCCTGCCCATCAGCCAGCTCGGCATCCTCCAGATGACCCGCCAGCGCCAGCAAGAGTCGCTCTCGTCCAACCTCTACACCGACTGCCCTTACTGCCGTGGCCGTGGCATCGTGAAGAGTGCGACGACCATGTCGGTCGAGTTGCAGCGCAAGCTCAGCTCCATCATCCGCCGCCTCACCGGCCGCAACGATGGCAAGGACTACAGCCTCCGCGTGATGGTGCATCCGTCGATTCTCGAGCGCCTCCGCGTCGAAGATGCCGACCTCCTCGTGCGCATGGAAAAGCTGTTTGGCGTCAAATTGGCCTTCCGCGCCGATCCCGCCTACCACCAGGAAAACTACAAGATCATCAACGCCATCACCGGCGAAGAATACCGCTAAGCATTTTGTAGTAACAGGGCACAAAAGGGCCGGCGTCTTTTCAGACGCCGGCCCTTTTTTGTGCACGCTAACACAGGTCCTAGCCGTGCCGGCTGGCGATGACGCCGTCGGTCGCCTGTCGGGCGATCTCCACCACGCGCTGGCCTTCCTCGCCCGTGGTCAGCAACGCGGACGCCCCGCTTTCCAGCGCGCGCGCCCATTCTTCATACATGCCCTCAAAGTTCTTCTCCGGCGCGAACGGGAACTCCTGAAGGCCGTCCCCCGTCTCCATGGTGAAACGTTCCGTCTCCCGATTATAGCGGATCACGCCTCCCGTGCCGATCAGTTCATAGGTGAACTCGGACCGGTTGTTTTTCGCGGTGTGGTGATAGGAGTAGCTGATTTCCACGACCGTGTGCGCACCGTTCTCGTGATCGAGATGCACCCACATGTGATCGGGCGCCTCGTAGTCGTCCACCCACGCACCGTGCGCGTTGAAGGAACGCACCGGCGAGCCCAGCCAAAAACCGGCGAGATCGATCTGGTGCGTGCCGCAATCCACCATCGGCCCGCCTTCGAGCATGCGGTCCTCGCGCCGCTTCTGGATGATCCGGTTTCCGGCTGCATCCGTAGTGAACTTGCCATGAAGCGACCAGTTGTAGATCAGGCGCAGCGAGCGAACCTTCCCGATGGCCCCGTCACGCACCAATTCGCGAATCTTAAGCGCGCACGGACTGAACCGGTAACAAAATCCTGAATACAGCGACGCGCTGGCCGTCTTCATCGCAGCTATCATCTCCTCGGCCTCGGTCCGGTTAGTCGCAAGCGGTTTTTCGCAGAGCACGGGCAATCCATGCGCAGCCGCGTGGAGCACGTTGGCGTGATGGCACGGCGCGGGCGAGGTGATGCTCACACCATCGAGCCCGCATTTGAAAAATGCCTCCTCGTCGGTGAATCCATGTGGAATCCCAAACTTCTCCTGCGTCCGACGCAGGTTGTCTTCGTTCGGGTCGAAGACCGCGTGCAAGATCAGTCCCGGCACCGCCTGGATCGCGGGAATATGTCCATACTGGGCGACCATGCCGCAGCCCATCAGTCCGATGCGTTTCATTGTTTTGAAAGGTAGAAAAACTTGGTCCTCACAGTCGATCCGGTTCACGGATCTGTTCTGAATGGCGCGGCCGGAAGATTCGCCGTGTTGACGAGGGTGTTCTTGGGATCGTTGCGCCAGGCGTAGCGCACATAAACAGGCGGCGTCACTCCGGCGGGCGCGGTCACCAGCACGGTTCCCGCCGTGGCGTTTTCGATGCGCGCCGTGGCTGCACTGAAGACCTTGTCCTTGCCCGCAACTTCGAAACCAAGAACCGATTCCTTGTCGGCTGCGTTGGAGTTTTTAAGTCCGCCGGCCACGTCTTTGAAGTGAACGCGCACACGACCGGATGCGCCGGCGTTGAGTTCAACCTTCGCGAAGATCGGACCGGAATCGACAACGTCCTTTTGGCCGTAGGTGCGGTGAAGCGCGAGCAAGGCGAGACGACGGCCGACATCCAATTTGTTCTTCGGGTGAATGTCCGTGGAATCGCCGATGTCGATGGCGAGCGCCTGGCCGGTTTTCGGCACGGACAGGGTCTGCGTCTGCGCCTCGCGCATGGTGGGAATACCCAGTCCGTCCGGATCACCGTTGGCGCCCCAGCTGGCGAGCTGCACCCAGTAAAACGGCAATTCCCCTCCGGCAAATACCTCGCGCCAGCCCGCGATCAGCGACGGGAAGAACGTGCGGTATTGGTTCGCACCCGCGTTGGTCTCGCCCTGATACCAGATGAAGCCACGCAACGCATAAGGCACCACCGGATGAATCATCGCGTTGTAGGAACCGGAGGGAACGTTCTTGTGGCCGGGACCGAACGGGAATCGCGGGCCCGGTTTGTTGAAGCGCTCGCCGGCTTTCGCCGCGGCGGCCTTGGCTTCGTCCCACGCGGCTTTTTCCGCGTCGTAGCGCGCTTTGTTCGCGGGGAAATCCGCAGTCTTGGTTTTCCACGCCTTGATCGCACCGGGACCGTTGGGATCGGCGGCGAGCGAGGCAGGCGTCATAAAGGGCTCGATCGGCGAACCACTCCACGCGGCGTTAATGATGCCGACCGGGACGTTGAGTTTTTGGTGGAGATCGCGCGCAAAGTAATACGCCACCGCGCTGAAATCACCGACGGTGGCCGGAGTGCAGACGCGCCATGCTCCCTTCCCTGTTTCCTGAGGTGTCTCGGCCGACACCGGCGGCATCTTGAGCTCGCGGATTTGCGGATAATTGGCCGCCGCCACTTCGGCCACCGCGTTGGTGATGAAGTAGCCCCAACCACCGAGCCCGCCCATGCCGAGTTCCATGTTGGACTGGCCGGACGCGAGCCACACTTCGCCCACGAGAATGTCGTTAAGCTTAATGGTGTTCTTTCCGACAAACGTGAGCGTGGCCGGTTGCGCCGACGCGGGAATCGCGGGCAGATCGACACGCCAGCGACCATCCGCACCCGCCACCGCCGTGGCCGTGCGCGACGTAGTGCCGGAGTAGGTCACTGTGATTTTTTCACCCACCGCCGCTCGGCCCCACACCGGAATCGCGCGGCCTTGCTGAAGCACCGCGTGGTCTTGAAACGGCACCGCCGGAGTGACGTCCGCACGCACCAAAGCACCCAGACACAAAAAGAGTAACCAACCCGAGGGGTAACGCATGAGGGTGTGAGTTCAGACTTAACCCACGTCCCCGCCAATCGTGACGACGCCAAAAGCCTTGGATTCTCAGCCTATTGATCGGGCAAATTTACGTGATAAAATCGCGAGTCCCCGCCTGCGGTTGAGGCCTTCTGCAGACGGCCTGATGCAAGGGATAAGCCTTGCTGGCATCTACCCCCGCCATCGTGACGCCTGCATCCCCTGTGCCGACAACCTGGCTCCGGGCGAATGCCAAAAGGGCCCCAAATACCCATGAAATTGCCAGATACCCACGGGCCCGCGGTCCCGAAAAAAATCCGCCGTCTCGCCACCTTGTCCTCGCTTTGCTTCGCGCTAGCCGGATGGGGCGTTTCCACCGCCCACGCCCTCACCGGCACGATCAACAGCAACGCCGCCGACGCCGCGGTCAACGACCTTGCCGGCGTCACCAGCGTCTCCGGAGCGACCTCGACCTTTTGCAAGGTCGGCAACAGTTCGGCTGACGCCACCCAGCTCGGCGTCGTCCATGTGTTCGAAATTCCCGCAGCTCTTCTGAGCGATCCCACGCAGCAGTTCGACACCGCAACCTACAGCGCGCGTCTCGTCTCGCTCGCTTCCTCCACACGCAACGCCGATCTCTACGGACTCGGCTATCGCACCAGCCCCACCGTGCTCGCCAGCGATTCCTACGTGGGCGCTCTCGACGGCTCCGCCACACTGCTCAAGGACAACTTCCTCGTGCCCGGCATGAGCGCCAGCATCCAAACCGTCTCCAACACCACCTTGGTTGCCTATTTGAACACGCAGCTCTTCGCCGCCCGCGCCGCCGGCGCGACGTCCGCCTACGTGTTTTTCCGCACGAGCCCCGAATCCACCGCCGGCAACTGGCAATGGTTCCAACTCGGCATGGTTGAAGGCGGCGGTTCCAGCATCCCCACGCTCGCTTACTCAAGCTCCACCATTCCCGCTCCGGCCTGGGTGCCGATTCCGCTCGGCGGCGGCGGCTGGGTGACCGGCCTCATCTGTGACGCCACCGGCACCGACATCTATTGCCGGACCGACAACGGCGGCGCGTTCCGCTGGGTGCCGTCGACCGGCGAATGGATTTCGATCACCGACACCATTGTCCCGGTCACCACGGTCAATTCCGCCGACCTGATGGGCATCGCCGGACTCGCGATCGATCCCGCCAATTCCAACAACCTCTACGTCGCCGCCGGCGGTGCGACCTCAAGTGTGCTCCACGGCATCTACGCCTCCACCGACAAAGGCGCGACATGGACCGCCATCAATTCCTCGATCGTCGTCGCGGGCAACGAGGTCCCCAAGGCCTTCGGCGAACGCCTTCAGGTTGATCCCAATAACTCCAACATCCTCTGGTATGGCTCGACTCAAGACGGCCTCCAAAAGGGCGTGAAGTCCGGATCCACCTGGACGTGGACGCAGATTCCCGCGACCTCCGTGCCTTTCGGCGCAGTGCCTTCCGGCAGCAAGGCCGGCGTCTCGTTCGTCGCCTTCGATAAAAACGGCGGCAGCCCGATCATGTATGTCGGCGTGTATGACAGCACGGTCGGCGGCACCACCGGCGGCGTCTACCAGAGCACCGACAGCGGCGTCACGTGGTCCAAAGTCTCCGGCGTCACCCTCTCCACACCCGCCCGCGGCGAAGTCGCCGCCAATGGCACACTCTACGTGACCGCCAACGGTCTCGTCGCCAAGATGCCGCGCGGCGGCTCGCTCTCCGCGATCACCCCGCTCGCCGCCACCAACTACCGCGCCCTCGCCGTCGATCCCAACGACTCCAGCGGCAACACCGTTTACATGGGTCTCTCCAGCGGCGGTTCCAACAGCAAAATCTGGCGCACCGCCGACGGCGGCGCCACGTGGTCCACCCAGTCCACCAACTTTAACAATGCGCTCTCCATCGCTGCGCAGGAACCCGACGGCACGCCCAGCGTGATCGGCTACTGGTTCGGAGCGATCTCCGACCTGCTCGTGCGTCCGGGTAACTCCAGCGAACTCTGGGCCGGCGATTTCTTCGGCGTCGCCCGCAGCCAGAACGCCCAGCTCCTCGGCGGCCCCACCGGCAATCAAGCCATCTGGTATCGTCTCCAAAAAAACCAAGAGCAGACGATTTCCAGCACGCTCCGCAACGCGCCCACCGGTCCTGAACTCATGGCCGGCCTGATCGATGTCGGCGGCTTCCGCTACAACGATATCTCGCACCGTCCTTACGGATCCTACGGCAACGCGATGAAGAACCCGATCGATTGCGCCAATGTCACCGGTCTCGATTTCAGCGAGTCCAACAACGCCATCTGGGCGCGCGTCAGCACCAACAACACCGCCGGCGGTTCCACCTACTACGGCACCGGTTCCTACACCCGCGACGGTGGACTCAACTGGACCGCCTTCGGCGAGATCGACCGCAAGCAGATCACGATGGGCGCCGCCGGCTGGCAGACGTGGGACCTCACCACCTACCTCGCCACGCAAAAGGCCAAAGGCATCAACACGGTCACGCTACTCATCAGCACCGACCAAAATTCCTCCCGCAGCACCAGCGTGGTGAATTTCGCCTCCAAGGAAAACGCCACCACCACGATCCGTCCTTACCTGCTCGTCAACGGCGCGACTTCGCTCGCGCCATCTCACGACGCCCAGGTTTACGCCAACACGCCGACCACCGCCGATACCAACACCACGGGCAACATCGGGGTTTCGTTCTCCTACGCCTACCTCACCGCCGATCAACGCTTCAGCTATCTAAAGTTTGATCTCAGCGGCGTCAGCACGATCACCTCCGCCGTGCTGAATCTCTACCGCCAGTCCGGCACTCCGGTCGGAGTGATCTACCCGGTAGGCATCTACGCGTGCGCCAACACCACGTGGACCGAGACTGCGGTCACTTGGAACACCCGTCCTTATCCCTACGCGAGCGGTATCGGCGAACCCAATGTTTCCGGTCGCTACCTCACCGCCGCCGGACAAAACCTCAGCGGCGGTCGTATCGCGATCTCCGGCACCAATCCCAGCCAGCTGGTGTGGCTGCCGTTCAAAGGCCTCAGCTCGACTCCGCACTACAGCAACGACTGCGGCGTCACTTGGTCGCCCGCCGCCGGACTTCCCTCGAACATCAACGGCACCATCGATAAATCCAACCCCGGCTACACCATCCAGCAACTGGCCGCCGACCGCCTGAACGGAAACTTCTACCTCGCGCTCTTCGGCGGGGGCGGCAGCGGCAACCACGGCATCTATCGCAGCACAGACGGCGGCGCCAACTGGTCGCTGGCCGGCACGGT
This portion of the Rariglobus hedericola genome encodes:
- a CDS encoding Rne/Rng family ribonuclease is translated as MSDQPASPNNPSGSPAPRNYDEELTQPPEHHEPDPVNRDELKADAVTRSKDRPLLEKILSVFKKEKTSFRELIINSEPLEKRVALLVDGVLEKFEIERESDSRMVGGIYKGKIKNLDPGLKAAFVDIGYSKNAFLHYWDMLPAAADSSVEIVRVNKKKNAPPRPTEPTVKDIPGLYPPGSEIVIQVTKGPIGTKGPRTTTNLALPGRYLVLMPFSDQCGISRKIEDPKERARLKQMINELTIPEGMGVIVRTAGEGKKTRYFIRDLHIMLKKWEEIQRKMQSDRAPACLYQEPDLVERTVRDFLTEEVDRVLIDDEAGHKHTQDLVGQISKRSRSKIALYKDNIPIFERFNIERQIEQTFQRKVQLPSGGEIIIDETEALIAIDVNTGSHKNRGGEEKNVIYAVNLEAAVEAARQIRLRNLGGLIIIDFIDMKERRHRNGVYDKMIEAMSTDKAKNHILPISQLGILQMTRQRQQESLSSNLYTDCPYCRGRGIVKSATTMSVELQRKLSSIIRRLTGRNDGKDYSLRVMVHPSILERLRVEDADLLVRMEKLFGVKLAFRADPAYHQENYKIINAITGEEYR
- a CDS encoding Gfo/Idh/MocA family protein; this encodes MKRIGLMGCGMVAQYGHIPAIQAVPGLILHAVFDPNEDNLRRTQEKFGIPHGFTDEEAFFKCGLDGVSITSPAPCHHANVLHAAAHGLPVLCEKPLATNRTEAEEMIAAMKTASASLYSGFCYRFSPCALKIRELVRDGAIGKVRSLRLIYNWSLHGKFTTDAAGNRIIQKRREDRMLEGGPMVDCGTHQIDLAGFWLGSPVRSFNAHGAWVDDYEAPDHMWVHLDHENGAHTVVEISYSYHHTAKNNRSEFTYELIGTGGVIRYNRETERFTMETGDGLQEFPFAPEKNFEGMYEEWARALESGASALLTTGEEGQRVVEIARQATDGVIASRHG
- a CDS encoding sialate O-acetylesterase, whose amino-acid sequence is MRYPSGWLLFLCLGALVRADVTPAVPFQDHAVLQQGRAIPVWGRAAVGEKITVTYSGTTSRTATAVAGADGRWRVDLPAIPASAQPATLTFVGKNTIKLNDILVGEVWLASGQSNMELGMGGLGGWGYFITNAVAEVAAANYPQIRELKMPPVSAETPQETGKGAWRVCTPATVGDFSAVAYYFARDLHQKLNVPVGIINAAWSGSPIEPFMTPASLAADPNGPGAIKAWKTKTADFPANKARYDAEKAAWDEAKAAAAKAGERFNKPGPRFPFGPGHKNVPSGSYNAMIHPVVPYALRGFIWYQGETNAGANQYRTFFPSLIAGWREVFAGGELPFYWVQLASWGANGDPDGLGIPTMREAQTQTLSVPKTGQALAIDIGDSTDIHPKNKLDVGRRLALLALHRTYGQKDVVDSGPIFAKVELNAGASGRVRVHFKDVAGGLKNSNAADKESVLGFEVAGKDKVFSAATARIENATAGTVLVTAPAGVTPPVYVRYAWRNDPKNTLVNTANLPAAPFRTDP
- a CDS encoding DUF7594 domain-containing protein, giving the protein MKLPDTHGPAVPKKIRRLATLSSLCFALAGWGVSTAHALTGTINSNAADAAVNDLAGVTSVSGATSTFCKVGNSSADATQLGVVHVFEIPAALLSDPTQQFDTATYSARLVSLASSTRNADLYGLGYRTSPTVLASDSYVGALDGSATLLKDNFLVPGMSASIQTVSNTTLVAYLNTQLFAARAAGATSAYVFFRTSPESTAGNWQWFQLGMVEGGGSSIPTLAYSSSTIPAPAWVPIPLGGGGWVTGLICDATGTDIYCRTDNGGAFRWVPSTGEWISITDTIVPVTTVNSADLMGIAGLAIDPANSNNLYVAAGGATSSVLHGIYASTDKGATWTAINSSIVVAGNEVPKAFGERLQVDPNNSNILWYGSTQDGLQKGVKSGSTWTWTQIPATSVPFGAVPSGSKAGVSFVAFDKNGGSPIMYVGVYDSTVGGTTGGVYQSTDSGVTWSKVSGVTLSTPARGEVAANGTLYVTANGLVAKMPRGGSLSAITPLAATNYRALAVDPNDSSGNTVYMGLSSGGSNSKIWRTADGGATWSTQSTNFNNALSIAAQEPDGTPSVIGYWFGAISDLLVRPGNSSELWAGDFFGVARSQNAQLLGGPTGNQAIWYRLQKNQEQTISSTLRNAPTGPELMAGLIDVGGFRYNDISHRPYGSYGNAMKNPIDCANVTGLDFSESNNAIWARVSTNNTAGGSTYYGTGSYTRDGGLNWTAFGEIDRKQITMGAAGWQTWDLTTYLATQKAKGINTVTLLISTDQNSSRSTSVVNFASKENATTTIRPYLLVNGATSLAPSHDAQVYANTPTTADTNTTGNIGVSFSYAYLTADQRFSYLKFDLSGVSTITSAVLNLYRQSGTPVGVIYPVGIYACANTTWTETAVTWNTRPYPYASGIGEPNVSGRYLTAAGQNLSGGRIAISGTNPSQLVWLPFKGLSSTPHYSNDCGVTWSPAAGLPSNINGTIDKSNPGYTIQQLAADRLNGNFYLALFGGGGSGNHGIYRSTDGGANWSLAGTVAAGTYNVYRAQIMAAPQANDIWVCDDGVAGSTAGGLWRSTNGGTTWSAKLPNITAVGLVSFGKPPVGSSYLYSVYFYGYYNGVKGIYRSDNYGSTWVAMPTLPTDANIQGLAGDRQTPASVFIGTGGRGMFQGQ